In Phragmites australis chromosome 17, lpPhrAust1.1, whole genome shotgun sequence, the following are encoded in one genomic region:
- the LOC133897317 gene encoding protein unc-13 homolog isoform X1: MDEENVVELLQRYRRDRQVLLNYILSGNLIKKVVMPPGAISLDDVDIDQVSVDYVLNCAKKAEPLDLGDAIRLFHDSLDYPYVNNTGAVDEFYLLTKPEYSGPAPTREPPPAPAPSPIVIPPPFMESSPVNVSSPVAATNLAKSQSLDSPIEKELTVDDIEDFEDEEDELDSRRASRRHQTDASDLSLRLPLFETGITDDDLRETAYEILVAAAGASGGLIVPQKEKKKEKRNKLMRKLGRSKSVSVESHTQRQQGLVGLLETMRAQLEITESMDIRTRQGLLNAMVGKVGKRMDNLLIPLELLCCISRAEFSDMKAYLRWQKRQLNMLEEGLINHPVVGFGELGRKVNELRNLFRKIEESESLPPSAAEVQRTECLRSLREVTTSLSERPARGDLTGEVCHWADGYHLNVALYEKMLGSVFDILDEGKLTEEVEEILELLKSTWRILGITEAVHDTCYAWVLFRQFVFTGEQGLLKVVIDHLRKIPLKEQRGPQERLHLKSLRSSVDAEGSYQDFTFFQSFLIPIQKWMDKKLNDYHLHFSEGPSMMADIVTVAMLTRRILGEENGKAMESPDRDQIDRYITSSVKSAFVKMAHSVEFKADTAHEHVLASLAEETKKLLKKDTTIFTPVLSKWHPQAAVVSASLIHKLYGNKLRPFLEHAEHLTEDVVSVFPAADALEQYIMSVMASVVGDDGLDSICRQKLAPYQIENKSGTLVLRWVNGQLERIETWVKRAADQEVWDPISPQQRHGSSIVEVYRIIEETADQFFAFKVPMRDGELNSLCRGLDKAFQVYTQLVTAPIVDKEDLVPPVPVLTRYKKELGIKAFVKKEVQEIRTINERKTSEITQLTTPKLCVRLNSLYYGISQLSKLEDSINERWARKKSENINIRQSTSEKSKSVIPNHKNQFDGSRKEINTAIDRLCEFTGTKVIFWDLQQPFIDNLYKNGVSHARLDTIMEVFDLVLNQLCEVIVEQLRDRVVTGLLQASLDGLLRVILDGGSTRAFSPNDAPLLEEDIETLKEFFISGGDGLPRGTVENLVSRVRPVINLIKQETRVLIDDLREVTQGCKSKFGTDSKTLLRVLCHRNDSEASHYVKKQFKISSSAPST, translated from the exons ATGGACGA AGAAAATGTTGTTGAGCTGCTGCAACGTTATCGCCGCGACCGCCAAGTATTACTCAACTACATTCTTTCTGGCAACTTGATTAAGAAAGTTGTAATGCCACCTGGTGCAATCTCTTTGGATGATGTAGATATAGATCAAGTCAGTGTTGATTATGTCCTCAATTGCGCTAAAAAAG CTGAACCTCTTGATCTTGGAGATGCCATCCGCCTCTTTCATGACAGCCTTGATTACCCATATGTG AATAACACTGGAGCTGTAGACGAGTTCTATTTGCTTACAAAACCAGAATATTCAGGACCGGCACCAACAAGAGAACCACCCCCTGCCCCTGCACCATCACCAATTGTGATACCACCGCCATTTATGGAATCATCACCAGTTAATGTGTCGTCACCAGTCGCAGCTACAAACTTAGCAAAATCACAATCACTTGATTCTCCAATCGAGAAGGAGTTAACCGTAGATGACattgaagactttgaggatgaagaagatgaattGGATAGCAGAAGGGCTTCGAGAAGACATCAAACTGATGCCAGTGATCTATCATTGCGATTACCGCTATTTGAAACAG GTATCACAGATGATGACCTTCGTGAGACAGCATATGAAAttcttgttgctgctgctggtgcttcAGG GGGGCTTATAGTTCcacagaaagaaaagaagaaagagaagaggaACAAATTAATGAGGAAGCTTGGTCGTAGTAAGAGTGTAAGTGTCGAATCCCACACTCAACGGCAACAGGGTTTAGTTGGTTTGCTTGAAACCATGCGAGCCCAACTTGAG ATAACAGAGTCCATGGATATTCGAACTAGACAAGGATTACTCAATGCTATGGTTGGCAAAGTCGGAAAACGGATGGACAATCTCTTGATTCCATTGGAACTATTGTGCTGCATATCCAGAGCTGAATTTTCTGACATGAAAGCATATCTTCGTTGGCAGAAGAGACAG TTAAACATGCTGGAGGAAGGCCTTATAAACCATCCAGTTGTTGGATTTGGAGAGTTGGGTCGAAAAGTCAATGAGCTAAGGAACCTTTTCAGAAAGATTGAAGAATCTGAG TCCCTGCCACCATCTGCTGCGGAGGTTCAACGTACAGAATGCTTAAGATCACTGAGAGAAGTCACCACTTCTCTCTCTGAAAGGCCTGCTCGGGGTGATCTTACTGGTGAAGTCTGTCACTGGGCTGATGGATACCATCTGAATGTAGCATTGTATGAGAAGATGCTTGGCAGTGTTTTTGACATCTTGGATGAGGGGAAACTTACAGAG GAGGTGGAAGAAATCCTTGAGCTCTTAAAGTCTACTTGGCGGATATTAGGAATCACAGAGGCAGTTCATGATACATGCTATGCATGGGTGTTATTTCGACAG TTTGTTTTTACAGGTGAACAAGGACTTCTGAAAGTTGTGATTGACCATCTGAGGAAGATCCCTTTGAAAGAACAGCGTGGTCCGCAGGAAAGGTTACACTTGAAAAGTCTGCGTAGTTCTGTTGATGCTGAGGGTAGCTATCAAGATTTCACATTCTTCCAGTCTTTCCTGATTCCAATTCAGAAATGGATGGACAAGAAACTGAATGATTACCATCTACACTTCTCAGAG GGTCCCAGCATGATGGCTGATATTGTGACAGTGGCAATGCTTACTAGGAGGATCCTTGGTGAAGAAAATGGCAAG GCAATGGAGTCACCTGACAGAGATCAGATTGACCGTTACATCACTTCTTCAGTTAAAAGTGCTTTTGTGAAG ATGGCACATTCTGTAGAGTTCAAAGCGGATACGGCACATGAACATGTTTTAGCGTCTCTAGCCGAGGAGACAAAGAAACTTCTGAAGAAAGATACAACCATTTTTACGCCTGTTTTGTCAAAATGGCATCCACAGGCAGCAGTTGTTTCTGCTTCCCTTATCCATAAACTATATGGAAACAAATTG AGACCGTTTCTTGAGCACGCCGAGCATCTTACGGAGGATGTGGTTTCTGTATTTCCGGCAGCTGATGCTTTGGAGCAGTACATAATGTCTGTGATGGCTTCTGTTGTGGGAGACGATGGTTTGGATAGCATATGCAGACAAAAGCTAGCTCCATACCAG ATTGAAAATAAATCTGGCACATTAGTTTTACGCTGGGTGAATGGACAACTTGAGAGAATTGAAACTTGGGTTAAAAGGGCTGCTGACCAAGAG GTTTGGGACCCTATATCCCCTCAACAACGCCATGGGAGTTCTATCGTAGAAGTCTATAGAATCATAGAAGAG ACTGCAGATCAATTTTTTGCATTTAAGGTTCCCATGCGAGATGGAGAATTAAATAGTCTCTGCCGTGGTCTCGACAAGGCATTTCAAGTTTATACACAACTTGTTACTGCACCCATAG TTGATAAAGAAGATTTAGTTCCACCTGTTCCTGTTCTTACTCGATATAAAAAGGAGCTTGGAATCAAGGCTTTTGTAAAGAAGGAGGTCCAAGAAATTAGAACAATAAATGAGAGGAAAACAAGTGAAATAACTCAACTTACAACTCCAAAGCTCTGTGTGCGGCTTAACAGTCTATAC TATGGTATCAGCCAGTTAAGTAAGTTGGAGGACAGCATTAATGAGCGGTGGGCTCGGAAGAAATCTGAAAACATTAACATCA GACAATCGACAAGTGAAAAATCAAAGAGTGTCATACCCAATCACAAAAATCAATTTGATGGCAGTagaaaagaaatcaatactGCTATTGATCGTTTGTGTGAATTTACCG GGACAAAGGTTATATTCTGGGACCTGCAGCAGCCATTTATTGACAATTTATACAAAAACGGTGTTTCCCATGCTCGATTGGATACTATAATGGAAGTGTTTGATTTG GTCCTTAATCAACTTTGTGAAGTGATCGTTGAGCAACTACGAGATCGTGTGGTTACGGGGCTTCTGCAAGCATCCTTG GATGGCCTACTTCGTGTGATACTGGATGGAGGTTCTACACGTGCCTTCTCTCCAAATGATGCCCCTCTTTTGGAGGAAGATATTGAAACTCTGAAG GAATTCTTTATATCTGGTGGAGATGGATTGCCTCGGGGAACTGTTGAGAATTTGGTCTCGCGTGTACGACCTGTAATAAATCTGATCAAGCAAGAG ACCCGTGTGCTCATTGATGACCTACGAGAAGTTACTCAAGGGTGCAAAAGCAAATTCGGAACTGACTCCAAAACTCTGCTTAGGGTCCTGTGTCACAGAAATGATTCAGAGGCATCACATTATGTGAAGAAGCAATTCAAGATATCCAGTTCAGCTCCGAGCACCTGA
- the LOC133897317 gene encoding protein unc-13 homolog isoform X2: protein MESSPVNVSSPVAATNLAKSQSLDSPIEKELTVDDIEDFEDEEDELDSRRASRRHQTDASDLSLRLPLFETGITDDDLRETAYEILVAAAGASGGLIVPQKEKKKEKRNKLMRKLGRSKSVSVESHTQRQQGLVGLLETMRAQLEITESMDIRTRQGLLNAMVGKVGKRMDNLLIPLELLCCISRAEFSDMKAYLRWQKRQLNMLEEGLINHPVVGFGELGRKVNELRNLFRKIEESESLPPSAAEVQRTECLRSLREVTTSLSERPARGDLTGEVCHWADGYHLNVALYEKMLGSVFDILDEGKLTEEVEEILELLKSTWRILGITEAVHDTCYAWVLFRQFVFTGEQGLLKVVIDHLRKIPLKEQRGPQERLHLKSLRSSVDAEGSYQDFTFFQSFLIPIQKWMDKKLNDYHLHFSEGPSMMADIVTVAMLTRRILGEENGKAMESPDRDQIDRYITSSVKSAFVKMAHSVEFKADTAHEHVLASLAEETKKLLKKDTTIFTPVLSKWHPQAAVVSASLIHKLYGNKLRPFLEHAEHLTEDVVSVFPAADALEQYIMSVMASVVGDDGLDSICRQKLAPYQIENKSGTLVLRWVNGQLERIETWVKRAADQEVWDPISPQQRHGSSIVEVYRIIEETADQFFAFKVPMRDGELNSLCRGLDKAFQVYTQLVTAPIVDKEDLVPPVPVLTRYKKELGIKAFVKKEVQEIRTINERKTSEITQLTTPKLCVRLNSLYYGISQLSKLEDSINERWARKKSENINIRQSTSEKSKSVIPNHKNQFDGSRKEINTAIDRLCEFTGTKVIFWDLQQPFIDNLYKNGVSHARLDTIMEVFDLVLNQLCEVIVEQLRDRVVTGLLQASLDGLLRVILDGGSTRAFSPNDAPLLEEDIETLKEFFISGGDGLPRGTVENLVSRVRPVINLIKQETRVLIDDLREVTQGCKSKFGTDSKTLLRVLCHRNDSEASHYVKKQFKISSSAPST, encoded by the exons ATGGAATCATCACCAGTTAATGTGTCGTCACCAGTCGCAGCTACAAACTTAGCAAAATCACAATCACTTGATTCTCCAATCGAGAAGGAGTTAACCGTAGATGACattgaagactttgaggatgaagaagatgaattGGATAGCAGAAGGGCTTCGAGAAGACATCAAACTGATGCCAGTGATCTATCATTGCGATTACCGCTATTTGAAACAG GTATCACAGATGATGACCTTCGTGAGACAGCATATGAAAttcttgttgctgctgctggtgcttcAGG GGGGCTTATAGTTCcacagaaagaaaagaagaaagagaagaggaACAAATTAATGAGGAAGCTTGGTCGTAGTAAGAGTGTAAGTGTCGAATCCCACACTCAACGGCAACAGGGTTTAGTTGGTTTGCTTGAAACCATGCGAGCCCAACTTGAG ATAACAGAGTCCATGGATATTCGAACTAGACAAGGATTACTCAATGCTATGGTTGGCAAAGTCGGAAAACGGATGGACAATCTCTTGATTCCATTGGAACTATTGTGCTGCATATCCAGAGCTGAATTTTCTGACATGAAAGCATATCTTCGTTGGCAGAAGAGACAG TTAAACATGCTGGAGGAAGGCCTTATAAACCATCCAGTTGTTGGATTTGGAGAGTTGGGTCGAAAAGTCAATGAGCTAAGGAACCTTTTCAGAAAGATTGAAGAATCTGAG TCCCTGCCACCATCTGCTGCGGAGGTTCAACGTACAGAATGCTTAAGATCACTGAGAGAAGTCACCACTTCTCTCTCTGAAAGGCCTGCTCGGGGTGATCTTACTGGTGAAGTCTGTCACTGGGCTGATGGATACCATCTGAATGTAGCATTGTATGAGAAGATGCTTGGCAGTGTTTTTGACATCTTGGATGAGGGGAAACTTACAGAG GAGGTGGAAGAAATCCTTGAGCTCTTAAAGTCTACTTGGCGGATATTAGGAATCACAGAGGCAGTTCATGATACATGCTATGCATGGGTGTTATTTCGACAG TTTGTTTTTACAGGTGAACAAGGACTTCTGAAAGTTGTGATTGACCATCTGAGGAAGATCCCTTTGAAAGAACAGCGTGGTCCGCAGGAAAGGTTACACTTGAAAAGTCTGCGTAGTTCTGTTGATGCTGAGGGTAGCTATCAAGATTTCACATTCTTCCAGTCTTTCCTGATTCCAATTCAGAAATGGATGGACAAGAAACTGAATGATTACCATCTACACTTCTCAGAG GGTCCCAGCATGATGGCTGATATTGTGACAGTGGCAATGCTTACTAGGAGGATCCTTGGTGAAGAAAATGGCAAG GCAATGGAGTCACCTGACAGAGATCAGATTGACCGTTACATCACTTCTTCAGTTAAAAGTGCTTTTGTGAAG ATGGCACATTCTGTAGAGTTCAAAGCGGATACGGCACATGAACATGTTTTAGCGTCTCTAGCCGAGGAGACAAAGAAACTTCTGAAGAAAGATACAACCATTTTTACGCCTGTTTTGTCAAAATGGCATCCACAGGCAGCAGTTGTTTCTGCTTCCCTTATCCATAAACTATATGGAAACAAATTG AGACCGTTTCTTGAGCACGCCGAGCATCTTACGGAGGATGTGGTTTCTGTATTTCCGGCAGCTGATGCTTTGGAGCAGTACATAATGTCTGTGATGGCTTCTGTTGTGGGAGACGATGGTTTGGATAGCATATGCAGACAAAAGCTAGCTCCATACCAG ATTGAAAATAAATCTGGCACATTAGTTTTACGCTGGGTGAATGGACAACTTGAGAGAATTGAAACTTGGGTTAAAAGGGCTGCTGACCAAGAG GTTTGGGACCCTATATCCCCTCAACAACGCCATGGGAGTTCTATCGTAGAAGTCTATAGAATCATAGAAGAG ACTGCAGATCAATTTTTTGCATTTAAGGTTCCCATGCGAGATGGAGAATTAAATAGTCTCTGCCGTGGTCTCGACAAGGCATTTCAAGTTTATACACAACTTGTTACTGCACCCATAG TTGATAAAGAAGATTTAGTTCCACCTGTTCCTGTTCTTACTCGATATAAAAAGGAGCTTGGAATCAAGGCTTTTGTAAAGAAGGAGGTCCAAGAAATTAGAACAATAAATGAGAGGAAAACAAGTGAAATAACTCAACTTACAACTCCAAAGCTCTGTGTGCGGCTTAACAGTCTATAC TATGGTATCAGCCAGTTAAGTAAGTTGGAGGACAGCATTAATGAGCGGTGGGCTCGGAAGAAATCTGAAAACATTAACATCA GACAATCGACAAGTGAAAAATCAAAGAGTGTCATACCCAATCACAAAAATCAATTTGATGGCAGTagaaaagaaatcaatactGCTATTGATCGTTTGTGTGAATTTACCG GGACAAAGGTTATATTCTGGGACCTGCAGCAGCCATTTATTGACAATTTATACAAAAACGGTGTTTCCCATGCTCGATTGGATACTATAATGGAAGTGTTTGATTTG GTCCTTAATCAACTTTGTGAAGTGATCGTTGAGCAACTACGAGATCGTGTGGTTACGGGGCTTCTGCAAGCATCCTTG GATGGCCTACTTCGTGTGATACTGGATGGAGGTTCTACACGTGCCTTCTCTCCAAATGATGCCCCTCTTTTGGAGGAAGATATTGAAACTCTGAAG GAATTCTTTATATCTGGTGGAGATGGATTGCCTCGGGGAACTGTTGAGAATTTGGTCTCGCGTGTACGACCTGTAATAAATCTGATCAAGCAAGAG ACCCGTGTGCTCATTGATGACCTACGAGAAGTTACTCAAGGGTGCAAAAGCAAATTCGGAACTGACTCCAAAACTCTGCTTAGGGTCCTGTGTCACAGAAATGATTCAGAGGCATCACATTATGTGAAGAAGCAATTCAAGATATCCAGTTCAGCTCCGAGCACCTGA
- the LOC133897543 gene encoding ankyrin repeat-containing protein At5g02620-like isoform X1 — protein sequence MEKQPNSRHGALEKLKSFRGIEKQRSFKFLSMEKQQSFKRNKDSPGKRGDTSLHLAARAGSVAHVQKLFAECDPELVGELSARQNQDGETALYVSAEKGHVEVVCEILKVCDVQSAGIKANNSFDAFHIAAKQGHLDVLKELLQAFPALAMTTNSVNATALDTAATQGHIDIVNLLLETDASLARIARNNGKTVLHSAARMGHVEVVTSLLNKDPGIGFRKDKKGQTALHMASKGQNAEILLELLKPDVSVIHVEDSKGNRPLHVATRKGNTIMVQTLISVEGIEINAVNRAGETAFAIAEKLSNEELANILREVGGVTAKEQVNPPNPAKQLKQTVSDIRHDVQSQIKQTRQTKMHFNKIKRRIQKLHIGGLNNAINSNTVVAVLIATVAFAAIFQLPGNFLEDMSQAPDPDMTLGQALVAGDPAFIIFLVFDALALFISLAVVVVQTSLIVVEQKAKKKMVFVMNKLMWLACLCISVAFIALTYVVVGRDDEWLAWCTMVIGTVIMVSTLGSMCYCIVAHRMEEKSMRKIRRTSTSQSWSISVDSDTELLNSEYKKMYAL from the exons ATGGAGAAGCAACCCAACTCCCGGCATGGTGCTCTGGAAAAATTGAAGAGCTTCCGGGGGATAGAGAAGCAGAGAAGCTTCAAGTTCCTGTCCATGGAGAAGCAGCAGAGTTTCAAAAGGAACAAGGACAGCCCTGGGAAGCGGGGTGACACCTCACTCCATCTCGCGGCGAGGGCTGGCAGTGTTGCCCATGTCCAGAAGCTCTTTGCGGAGTGCGATCCAGAGCTGGTGGGGGAGTTGTCTGCCCGGCAGAACCAGGACGGTGAGACTGCGCTGTATGTGTCTGCTGAAAAGGGGCATGTCGAGGTTGTATGCGAGATATTGAAGGTTTGTGATGTGCAGTCAGCAGGGATCAAGGCCAATAACAGCTTTGATGCTTTCCATATTGCAGCGAAGCAGGGCCATCTGG ATGTTTTGAAGGAGCTGTTGCAGGCCTTTCCTGCATTAGCTATGACAACAAATTCTGTAAATGCCACAGCTTTGGATACTGCTGCAACTCAGGGCCACATTGATATTGTTAATCTTTTGCTAGAAACGGATGCAAGCCTTGCTAGGATTGCAAGAAACAATGGCAAGACAGTCTTGCATTCAGCAGCAAGAATGGGTCACGTGGAGGTGGTCACTTCACTGTTAAATAAGGATCCAGGGATTGGTTTTAGAAAAGATAAAAAGGGACAAACAGCGTTACACATGGCTTCAAAAGGTCAAAATGCTGAAATTCTGCTCGAGTTGTTGAAGCCTGATGTCTCAGTTATCCATGTGGAAGATAGCAAGGGGAACAGACCATTGCATGTTGCAACTCGGAAGGGAAACACCATT ATGGTTCAGACCCTAATATCAGTTGAAGGGATTGAAATCAATGCAGTTAATAGAGCTGGAGAGACTGCTTTTGCTATTGCAGAGAAACTAAGTAATGAAGAACTCGCTAACATCCTGAGAGAGGTTGGTGGAGTAACTGCAAAAGAGCAAGTAAATCCTCCTAATCCAGCAAAGCAGCTTAAGCAGACAGTCAGCGACATTAGGCATGACGTCCAATCACAGATCAAGCAAACGCGCCAGACCAAGATGCATTTCAACAAAATCAAGAGGAGAATTCAAAAGCTCCACATTGGTGGGTTAAACAATGCCATCAACTCCAATACCGTTGTTGCAGTGCTTATTGCCACTGTTGCCTTTGCAGCCATATTCCAACTCCCTGGAAATTTTCTGGAGGATATGTCTCAAGCACCTGATCCGGACATGACCTTGGGGCAAGCATTGGTAGCCGGTGATCCAGCCTTTATAATCTTCTTGGTCTTTGATGCCTTGGCTCTCTTTATCTCGCTTGCTGTCGTCGTCGTCCAGACCTCTCTAATTGTTGTTGAACAGAAGGCCAAGAAGAAGATGGTCTTTGTGATGAACAAGTTGATGTGGCTCGCATGCCTGTGCATCTCGGTAGCCTTCATAGCACTAACCTACGTTGTCGTGGGCCGTGATGATGAATGGCTGGCTTGGTGTACAATGGTGATCGGCACTGTGATCATGGTGTCCACTCTTGGTTCCATGTGCTATTGTATCGTTGCTCACAGGATGGAAGAGAAGAGCATGAGGAAGATCAGGAGGACCTCCACAAGCCAGTCATGGTCCATATCAGTTGACTCGGATACAGAGCTACTGA
- the LOC133897543 gene encoding ankyrin repeat-containing protein At5g02620-like isoform X3, translating into MCSQQGSRPITALMLSILQRSRAIWFRVTIRIGLFVRAADVLKELLQAFPALAMTTNSVNATALDTAATQGHIDIVNLLLETDASLARIARNNGKTVLHSAARMGHVEVVTSLLNKDPGIGFRKDKKGQTALHMASKGQNAEILLELLKPDVSVIHVEDSKGNRPLHVATRKGNTIMVQTLISVEGIEINAVNRAGETAFAIAEKLSNEELANILREVGGVTAKEQVNPPNPAKQLKQTVSDIRHDVQSQIKQTRQTKMHFNKIKRRIQKLHIGGLNNAINSNTVVAVLIATVAFAAIFQLPGNFLEDMSQAPDPDMTLGQALVAGDPAFIIFLVFDALALFISLAVVVVQTSLIVVEQKAKKKMVFVMNKLMWLACLCISVAFIALTYVVVGRDDEWLAWCTMVIGTVIMVSTLGSMCYCIVAHRMEEKSMRKIRRTSTSQSWSISVDSDTELLNSEYKKMYAL; encoded by the exons ATGTGCAGTCAGCAGGGATCAAGGCCAATAACAGCTTTGATGCTTTCCATATTGCAGCGAAGCAGGGCCATCTGG TTCCGTGTGACCATTCGTATTGGTTTATTTGTGCGTGCAGCTG ATGTTTTGAAGGAGCTGTTGCAGGCCTTTCCTGCATTAGCTATGACAACAAATTCTGTAAATGCCACAGCTTTGGATACTGCTGCAACTCAGGGCCACATTGATATTGTTAATCTTTTGCTAGAAACGGATGCAAGCCTTGCTAGGATTGCAAGAAACAATGGCAAGACAGTCTTGCATTCAGCAGCAAGAATGGGTCACGTGGAGGTGGTCACTTCACTGTTAAATAAGGATCCAGGGATTGGTTTTAGAAAAGATAAAAAGGGACAAACAGCGTTACACATGGCTTCAAAAGGTCAAAATGCTGAAATTCTGCTCGAGTTGTTGAAGCCTGATGTCTCAGTTATCCATGTGGAAGATAGCAAGGGGAACAGACCATTGCATGTTGCAACTCGGAAGGGAAACACCATT ATGGTTCAGACCCTAATATCAGTTGAAGGGATTGAAATCAATGCAGTTAATAGAGCTGGAGAGACTGCTTTTGCTATTGCAGAGAAACTAAGTAATGAAGAACTCGCTAACATCCTGAGAGAGGTTGGTGGAGTAACTGCAAAAGAGCAAGTAAATCCTCCTAATCCAGCAAAGCAGCTTAAGCAGACAGTCAGCGACATTAGGCATGACGTCCAATCACAGATCAAGCAAACGCGCCAGACCAAGATGCATTTCAACAAAATCAAGAGGAGAATTCAAAAGCTCCACATTGGTGGGTTAAACAATGCCATCAACTCCAATACCGTTGTTGCAGTGCTTATTGCCACTGTTGCCTTTGCAGCCATATTCCAACTCCCTGGAAATTTTCTGGAGGATATGTCTCAAGCACCTGATCCGGACATGACCTTGGGGCAAGCATTGGTAGCCGGTGATCCAGCCTTTATAATCTTCTTGGTCTTTGATGCCTTGGCTCTCTTTATCTCGCTTGCTGTCGTCGTCGTCCAGACCTCTCTAATTGTTGTTGAACAGAAGGCCAAGAAGAAGATGGTCTTTGTGATGAACAAGTTGATGTGGCTCGCATGCCTGTGCATCTCGGTAGCCTTCATAGCACTAACCTACGTTGTCGTGGGCCGTGATGATGAATGGCTGGCTTGGTGTACAATGGTGATCGGCACTGTGATCATGGTGTCCACTCTTGGTTCCATGTGCTATTGTATCGTTGCTCACAGGATGGAAGAGAAGAGCATGAGGAAGATCAGGAGGACCTCCACAAGCCAGTCATGGTCCATATCAGTTGACTCGGATACAGAGCTACTGA
- the LOC133897543 gene encoding ankyrin repeat-containing protein At5g02620-like isoform X2: MCSQQGSRPITALMLSILQRSRAIWVSFLSFIINYNLLNLILFRVTIRIGLFVRAADVLKELLQAFPALAMTTNSVNATALDTAATQGHIDIVNLLLETDASLARIARNNGKTVLHSAARMGHVEVVTSLLNKDPGIGFRKDKKGQTALHMASKGQNAEILLELLKPDVSVIHVEDSKGNRPLHVATRKGNTIMVQTLISVEGIEINAVNRAGETAFAIAEKLSNEELANILREVGGVTAKEQVNPPNPAKQLKQTVSDIRHDVQSQIKQTRQTKMHFNKIKRRIQKLHIGGLNNAINSNTVVAVLIATVAFAAIFQLPGNFLEDMSQAPDPDMTLGQALVAGDPAFIIFLVFDALALFISLAVVVVQTSLIVVEQKAKKKMVFVMNKLMWLACLCISVAFIALTYVVVGRDDEWLAWCTMVIGTVIMVSTLGSMCYCIVAHRMEEKSMRKIRRTSTSQSWSISVDSDTELLNSEYKKMYAL, translated from the exons ATGTGCAGTCAGCAGGGATCAAGGCCAATAACAGCTTTGATGCTTTCCATATTGCAGCGAAGCAGGGCCATCTGGGTtagctttctttctttcatcattaattataatttattgaatttgaTCCTG TTCCGTGTGACCATTCGTATTGGTTTATTTGTGCGTGCAGCTG ATGTTTTGAAGGAGCTGTTGCAGGCCTTTCCTGCATTAGCTATGACAACAAATTCTGTAAATGCCACAGCTTTGGATACTGCTGCAACTCAGGGCCACATTGATATTGTTAATCTTTTGCTAGAAACGGATGCAAGCCTTGCTAGGATTGCAAGAAACAATGGCAAGACAGTCTTGCATTCAGCAGCAAGAATGGGTCACGTGGAGGTGGTCACTTCACTGTTAAATAAGGATCCAGGGATTGGTTTTAGAAAAGATAAAAAGGGACAAACAGCGTTACACATGGCTTCAAAAGGTCAAAATGCTGAAATTCTGCTCGAGTTGTTGAAGCCTGATGTCTCAGTTATCCATGTGGAAGATAGCAAGGGGAACAGACCATTGCATGTTGCAACTCGGAAGGGAAACACCATT ATGGTTCAGACCCTAATATCAGTTGAAGGGATTGAAATCAATGCAGTTAATAGAGCTGGAGAGACTGCTTTTGCTATTGCAGAGAAACTAAGTAATGAAGAACTCGCTAACATCCTGAGAGAGGTTGGTGGAGTAACTGCAAAAGAGCAAGTAAATCCTCCTAATCCAGCAAAGCAGCTTAAGCAGACAGTCAGCGACATTAGGCATGACGTCCAATCACAGATCAAGCAAACGCGCCAGACCAAGATGCATTTCAACAAAATCAAGAGGAGAATTCAAAAGCTCCACATTGGTGGGTTAAACAATGCCATCAACTCCAATACCGTTGTTGCAGTGCTTATTGCCACTGTTGCCTTTGCAGCCATATTCCAACTCCCTGGAAATTTTCTGGAGGATATGTCTCAAGCACCTGATCCGGACATGACCTTGGGGCAAGCATTGGTAGCCGGTGATCCAGCCTTTATAATCTTCTTGGTCTTTGATGCCTTGGCTCTCTTTATCTCGCTTGCTGTCGTCGTCGTCCAGACCTCTCTAATTGTTGTTGAACAGAAGGCCAAGAAGAAGATGGTCTTTGTGATGAACAAGTTGATGTGGCTCGCATGCCTGTGCATCTCGGTAGCCTTCATAGCACTAACCTACGTTGTCGTGGGCCGTGATGATGAATGGCTGGCTTGGTGTACAATGGTGATCGGCACTGTGATCATGGTGTCCACTCTTGGTTCCATGTGCTATTGTATCGTTGCTCACAGGATGGAAGAGAAGAGCATGAGGAAGATCAGGAGGACCTCCACAAGCCAGTCATGGTCCATATCAGTTGACTCGGATACAGAGCTACTGA